Proteins from a genomic interval of Cervus elaphus chromosome 13, mCerEla1.1, whole genome shotgun sequence:
- the LOC122706835 gene encoding serpin A3-1: MRAERTSFLLVLGLLLAGICSVHSLPENVMVKDQRRRVDDHTLASSNTDFAFSLYKKLALKNPNKNVIFSPLSVSIALAFLSLGARGSTLTEILEGLKFNLTEIQEKEIHQGFQHLLQTLNKPSNQLQLSVGNAMFVQEELELLDKFIEDARVLYASGAFSTDFRDSEAAKRLINEYVKNKTQGKIEELFKFLSPRTELVLVNYIYFKAQWKTPFDPKHTQQAEFHVSENKTVEVPMMSIGLETPYFRDEELGCTLVELTYTSNDSALLILPDEGKMQDLEAKLNPETLTRWRKSLQPRRIHELYLPKFSIKSDYELNDILSQLGIKKIFGGADLSGITGTADLVVSQVVHSAALDVDEEGTEGAAATGISMERTILRITVRFDRPFLIAIVLKDTQSIIFLGKVTNPS; this comes from the exons ATGAGGGCAGAGAGAACTTCTTTCCTCCTGGTTCTGGGGCTCCTGCTGGCTGGGATCTGCAGTGTCCACTCCCTCCCAGAGAATGTGATGGTGAAGGACCAACGCAGAAGGGTGGATGACCACACATTAGCCTCCAGCAACACTGACTTCGCCTTCAGCCTCTATAAGAAGTTGGCTTTGAAGAACCCCAATAAGAATGTCATCTTCTCCCCACTGAGTGTCTCCATAGCCTTGGCCTTCCTGTCTCTGGGGGCCCGTGGCTCCACCCTGACAGAGATCCTGGAAGGTCTCAAGTTCAACCTCACAGAGATCCAGGAGAAAGAGATCCACCAGGGCTTCCAGCACCTCCTGCAGACGCTCAATAAACCCAGCAACCAGCTGCAGCTGAGCGTGGGCAACGCCATGTTTGTGCAGGAGGAGCTGGAGCTGCTGGACAAGTTCATAGAAGATGCCCGGGTGCTGTACGCCTCTGGGGCCTTCTCGACCGACTTCAGGGATTCTGAAGCTGCCAAGAGGCTAATAAACGAGTATGTGAAGAATAAAACCCAGGGAAAAATTGAGGAGCTGTTCAAGTTTCTTTCCCCGAGAACAGAGTTGGTCCTGGTGAATTACATCTACTTTAAAG CCCAGTGGAAGACTCCCTTTGACCCCAAACACACTCAGCAGGCAGAGTTCCACGTGAGCGAGAACAAGACGGTGGAGGTGCCCATGATGAGCATTGGCCTGGAAACCCCTTACTTCCGGGACGAGGAGCTGGGCTGCACGCTGGTGGAGCTCACGTACACCAGCAATGACAGCGCCCTCCTCATCCTCCCCGACGAGGGCAAGATGCAGGACCTGGAAGCCAAGCTGAACCCGGAGACCCTGACGAGGTGGCGAAAATCCCTGCAGCCCAG ACGAATACATGAACTCTACCTGCCAAAATTTTCCATCAAAAGCGACTATGAGCTGAATGACATCCTCTCCCAGCTGGGTATTAAGAAAATCTTCGGCGGCGCTGACCTGTCAGGAATCACAGGGACTGCGGACCTGGTAGTTTCCCAG GTGGTCCACAGCGCTGCACTGGATGTGGACGAGGAGGGCACAGAAGGAGCTGCTGCCACGGGAATCAGCATGGAAAGAACGATCTTGAGAATCACTGTGCGTTTCGACAGGCCCTTCCTGATTGCCATAGTTCTCAAAGACACccagagcatcatctttttgggGAAAGTCACCAACCCCAGTTAA
- the SERPINA5 gene encoding plasma serine protease inhibitor: MRLCLFLCLMLLGPRMATLRRPQKKKIQELPPAVTTAPPGSGDFVFDLYRTLAAATPDRNIFFSPLSISVSLAMLSLGARSNTKAQILEGLGICPGEGSEEELHGASQRLLRELQQPQGSLQLSLGNALFTKPTLPIQEAFLGASRTLYLADTFPTDFGDPEGAKKKINDYVAKQTKGKIVDLIKSLDGTQVMVMVNYIFFKAKWETSFNLKSTHEQDFYVTPETVVRVPMMKQQDQFYYFLDRNLSCKVVGVPYQGNATAFFILPHEGEMEQVENGLKEKTLKKWLRMPMKRRLELYLPKFSIEGSYQLEEVLPKLGIRDIFTSDADLTGISNHSTIRVSEMVHKAVVEVDESGTQAAAATGTVITFKSARLGSQRVVFNRPFLMLIVENSKHILFFGKVTRP, encoded by the exons ATGCGTCTCTGTCTCTTCCTGTGCCTGATGCTCCTCGGGCCGCGGATGGCCACCCTCCGGCGCccccaaaagaagaaaatccaggAGCTGCCGCCGGCGGTTACCACGGCGCCGCCGGGCAGCGGGGACTTTGTCTTCGACCTCTACAGGACCCTGGCCGCAGCCACCCCCGACCGGAACATCTTCTTCTCCCCTCTGAGCATCTCCGTGAGCCTGGCCATGCTCTCCCTGGGAGCTCGGTCCAACACGAAGGCGCAGATCCTGGAAGGCTTGGGCATCTGCCCGGGGGAAGGCTCGGAGGAGGAGCTCCACGGCGCCTCCCAGCGGCTGCTGCGCGAACTCCAACAGCCCCAAGGCAGCCTCCAGCTGAGCTTGGGCAACGCCCTGTTCACCAAGCCCACGTTGCCCATCCAGGAGGCCTTCCTGGGCGCCTCGAGGACGCTGTACCTGGCAGACACTTTCCCCACGGACTTTGGGGACCCCGAAGGGGCCAAGAAGAAGATCAACGATTACGTGGCAAAGCAAACGAAAGGAAAGATTGTGGACTTGATTAAGAGCCTGGATGGCACCCAGGTCATGGTCATGGtgaattacattttctttaaag CTAAGTGGGAGACTAGCTTCAACCTCAAAAGCACCCATGAGCAGGACTTCTACGTGACCCCGGAGACGGTGGTGCGGGTCCCCATGATGAAACAACAGGACCAGTTTTACTACTTCCTGGACCGAAACCTCTCCTGCAAGGTGGTGGGGGTCCCCTACCAAGGGAATGCCACTGCCTTCTTTATTCTCCCCCACGAGGGGGAAATGGAGCAGGTGGAAAATGGCctgaaagaaaaaacactgaagAAGTGGCTCAGGATGCCCATGAAGAG GCGGCTTGAGCTTTATCTTCCCAAGTTCTCCATTGAGGGCTCCTATCAGCTGGAGGAAGTCCTCCCCAAGCTGGGGATCAGAGACATCTTCACCTCCGACGCCGACCTGACCGGCATCTCTAACCACTCCACCATCCGGGTGTCTGAG ATGGTGCACAAAGCCGTGGTGGAGGTGGATGAGTCTGGAACCCAAGCGGCTGCAGCCACCGGGACGGTCATCACGTTCAAATCTGCCCGACTGGGCTCTCAAAGGGTAGTCTTCAACAGGCCCTTTCTGATGCTCATTGTGGAGAATAGCAAACACATCCTTTTCTTCGGCAAAGTGACTCGCCCTTGA